TTAGATAATGCTGAACGGATCATAGTCACCACAAGAGAAAAAAAGATTGCCGAACATTGTTCAAGAGAAGTCAGGAACATGTACCCTCTTGGAGTTCTGAAATATGACGAGGCACTTGACCTGTTCATAAAGAAGGTACTTTTATATTTAGTATCATTTATTACCTTTCATATGAGTTGTGCTTCTCCTTGCATCAGTACAAATATCATAAGTTTGAGCCTTCTCTCTGCCCAGACTTTGTGGAAGTATAAAAGCTAATATCTGTTTGAAATAAAAATGTTCATGCTCCAATAGTATTATACATACCAAAATATTTGATCTATGAAAAAGCCCTCCATTATTATATCGAACAAAATATTAGATCTGGACCAGCTTGCTGAATTCAAGGCACACGTCATGGTGGGAGTTGGGTTCATGTGAATAGGTGCGGTTTTGGACACTGTGAGTGAAGCCTCCTGATGTGCAGCGTGTTGGAGCCTCCAGAGGATGGTGGGCCAGTTAGACCTGTGCATGGTTAGCCCGGCTGGGAGGCCCGAGCCTGAAAGCCCGGCATTTGGGCCACGCCCGGGCTCCATTTTCTGGCTTGAAGCCTGGCCCGAAAAAGCCAGAAATGACCATAAATGTACGTTTTATTCAAAATATAGGTATATTTTATTATTTAATACCCCAAATATTATTATTTAATTTAAAAATGTAACTGTTCATGTGTTTCGGGTTGGACCGGGCTCATGCTTGGGATTTTTGCTTTGGGCTTTGACAAGCCCGGCCCGGTGAATGATCAGGTTTAGGGCCAGTGATGGCTAAGAGTTGGTCCATTTCTGGGTGCTATCAGGAGCTTGCCGGTGGCAGTCACAGATTTGGCAGAAACCGGGGCAACAGCATGCATGTTGCTGCGCCCATGTGAGCCATGACTGGCGGCTTGCTGGATCTGCAGGAATCATCTTGTTCGCAGGTTCACGGTGGCGTCTGCAATGTCAAGGTGTTGTGGCCTCGCGTGGCAAGGGAGTGGATCCTGGTGGAACGTGTGCCATGTCAGCATAGCGATGTGACTCAAGTTGCCTGGTTTGGCTGGTGTCTAAATTCGTCGGCGGTGCATGTACGATGACCATTCCATTCTTTAGCTAGTATGGGTTGTTTGCATCATGACGCGGCGAGCGGATAACATCAAGTGTCTTAGGTGTCTGTTGCATAGATGTAGGTATGACTTTGTGTGGCATTCAGGTTGCCGACCGTGCTTGGTGGTTCAACATCTTTACACTGTGGACAGGGTGTCTTGCGTGCTCATCTTGGACTTGCCGGCACTTCCTCATTGTGTGAAGTAGCTAAATCACTATGTTAGGAGTTAGTCTTTTTTACTGGTATTGTTTGGAGTAAATCTTGTCATGACAGTAAAATTGTCTTCTTTTTACCGGTATTGTTTGAAGCGGATCTTGTCCATAAAATACAGTTACTAACCTGACATCAGGTTTGATACCAAGCTTATGCATACAATTTTCAAGGGCAAAAATAGCACCCATTTTTCCTCATCTTTATTTTCATTTCACAGGGAAAAATATGCAAAATTCTTCAACAAATGTAAATAGTACTTTTACCCGATTTTTTGGGATTTTAATAAAGTCCAGAACATGTTCTTTTTTTACCTAGAGCATGCGCTCTTGGGTGTACATTTGAATTTTAGCAGTATCTGGGATTGCCATGTTTAGGGCACAACAGAATATACATGGAAATTCCAATGCTTAGTTAATTCTCCATATGCAGAAAATTAAAGTTCACACCATTCCATGTAATAGTACTCCACCCGATCATAATAATTGTTGTGATTAAAATTATTATGGATTGGATGGAGTAAGAAATTTAAAGTTCAAAAATAATAATTTTTTTATCAAAGTTGGGGATTTTTTTCACAGTGAACCTACCCTTGTGATGGTCAGCGACTCAACTCTGGCTTCTAGAAGCCACTTGAAGCTAGGACAAACAAGTTCATATTATTTCATATTCTTAATTTAACCACAATAATTCTTTAGTCCAAATAATTAACTTTGTCAAATAATGTCTGTTGCAGGTATTCAAAGACAATATTGTAAAAACTGATTTAGCCCCAGCTATAATGGAACAAGCAAGAGTTACCCTGCAAAAATGTGGTGGACTTCCCCTTGCAATAACGACCATCGGTGGATTCCTAGCCACTAAGCCAAAAACTGCGATTGAATGGAGAAAAATGAATGAGTGTATTAGCTCTGAACTGGAGATAAATCCTGAACTTATGACAATAAAGTCAATTCTTATGAGGAGCTACGATGGTCTACCATACCATCTCAAGTATGCTTTCTTGTACCTGTCCATATTTCCAGAAGACCACCGAATTAGGTGGGGTCGCTTGATGAGACGGTGGATTGCAGAGGGTTACTCAAGGGATATGCTTGGCATCACTGCAGCTGAACTTTGTCGGAGGTACTTTGATGAGCTTTTGGATAGGAGTATGATCCTTCCAGGGGAAGGGATAGACCAATACAAACAGAAAATCAATTCTTGCCAACTTCATGATATGATCCGTGAAATATGTGTCTCAAAGGCTAGGGAGGAAAACCTTGTTTTCACACTGGAGGAAAGATGTTGTTTGAGCAAGACACAAGGTGCAATACGCCATCTTGTCATAGGCAGCAACTGGAAAAGGGACAAAGATGTGCTGGAGAGCATGCTAGACTTGTCACACGTACGGTCATTGACCGTGTTTGGAGAGTGGAGATCGTTTTTCATCTCCGAAAATATGAGGTTTGTGCGAGTGCTTGACTTAGAAGACACACTGGGGTTTAGAGATCATCATCTTGATCAAATCGGGCAGCTCCGTCACCTCAAGTACCTTTCTTTTCGAGGATGTTGCAACATTTTCTGCCTGCCTAATTCTTTCGGGAATTTGAGGCACCTCGAAACACTGGATGTTAGAGGTACACGCATATCTGAGTTGCCAACAATAATCACCGATCTTCGGAAGCTACAAAACCTTCATGCAGATGATTATGTGGACCGTTTTGGTGTTAGGGTAGAGGATGACATAGTTGATAAGTATCAAGGTTACATTGATCGTATTTCCACAGGTAAAAGATGCAGCGTTTTGTTGTCTAGCAGTCATGTTTTCTTGAGACCACAAGTATTAGATGCCGGTTTGAACAGGTATGATATATTCAATCTATACCGCTTCCAGGAGAGGAACCTAGATGGCATTATTCTTCCTAAAGGGATTGGTAAATTGAAGGCCCTTCATGCCCTAGGTGCTGTTGATGTTTCCGGGAGAAATGGAAATGCCACTGTAAAAGAGTTTGGAGAGCTTACTCAGCTACGTAAGCTTAAAGTGGGTGGTCTGAGCTACAGAAACATCAATGAGTTATGGTCTGCCATTGCTGATCATAATCAACTTCAATCTTTATCAGTTGAAATAGGTGACCCGAATGAAGATAGGAATGAGTTAGATGGCTGTTTTGGTGAGGGTTTGTTGCCACCCAGCAGCCTGGAGAACCTTGCTCTGCATGGTAAGCTAGTCAATGTAACAGAATGGATCCATAGGCTTCAAAATCTCTCCAAGTTGGTGTTAAAACGTAGCAGATTGGAGCAAGATGATGCCATACAAGCCATCGGGGTCCTACCAAATATAGCGGTACTACGCCTGCAATTTAACTCGTTCATGGGGGCACAACTCCATTTCCAGGGGTCATCTTTCCCGAGCCTCTTGGTGCTGTGGTTCGATAGATTAGATAAACTACGGTCGGTGTTGTTTGAAGAAGGCACAATGCCCAAGCTTGAGCTGCTACAAATTGGTGTGTGCACAGAGCTGAAGGTCATCTCCGGGCTGCCAGCCCTCAAAAGCCTCAAAGAAATTCAGTTGCCTAAAAATGGTGACAGTTATTTCAATGAAATATTAGAGGTGCAGAAAGATGGTTACAGATATTACAGTAAAATATTTGAGGTGCAGAGGGAGCAGGTTGAGAGACAGGTAGCGGAGCACGTGAGAGTGAACATTGTTGACTGACTAttaaactctctctctctctctgtgtgtgtgtgtgtgtgtgtgtgtgtgtgtgtgtgtgtgtgtgtgtgtttccatCGGATTCTTATTACCGCACTTCTGCCTTCTACTCCTATACATGCAGATGCAGTAGGACTAGTAATTGACGTCACTCGGGCGTATACAGCAGGACTGTAAGTCTGTAATGCAGCAGTGGTATGTATCACTTAAAAAACGCACTACATAGCACTTCCTTTGCTGTGCATTCATATAAAAATCACAAGCTACTGACAGGAAGTATCCTTTGTGTATTCCTTTGTTGTATTCCTTTGTTGTATGCCATATGCAAATTGCAGCTAGAACAGGATGATGCAGCTGAAGCCGAAAAAAGAAAACGGCAACTTGCTCTGTTCCAAAAGAAGAGGGATAATACATCACAGTCGGTAACACATGTAGTGCTGCCGCTTCAAGATTAACCATGTACGGGCACAACAGATTAGCCATGTATAATACAGGGGCAATTGACTCTCTCACAGCCATCTCATTGTATGAACCATGTATGTATCATGTAGTATTCATGTTTGTTCCCGACACTGAATTTTACTATTTAACTACTTTCTTTTTCTCTGGTGGCAACTCCGGACTTATGTGACTTTTCAATTTTCGTTTTCGGAACCCACTGCACTTAGCACGTCATCGTATTGGATGCAGTTTTCAAGTTCAGCTGGTATTATTCATTGCTTTCTGTCATCGTATCATCGGGCATTGCAGCTGGAAACGGGATGTTGGCTGGCTGTTGTGCTCTGCTAAATTAACTGACGCCAAAAAAAGGACAGCGGCAACAAAGAAAGACAGAGTCCATTTACTTAGGTATGGTGCAGTCCCTGCGAAGCGCTGAACCGAAGTGGCAGCTCGGTTGTCTCAGTTGCTGCGTGAGGCGTGAGCAATACTACCTCGCACTCTAATTTCATTAGTTACCCACCAAAAGGATGGGCAGATACATTTATTAAGTTCCACAATTCAACAGAGGACCCCATGTATTGTGGTGAACCTTTAAAAGGTACCAGCGGCCCTTATTGGGCGGTAATTACTAATTACTCGTAGTGGCGCCATTCATGATTCATGAAGTGATTTTAAATCAAATTGGTTGATTTTGGTTTTGAATTACTCACTCATAATGGTCGAGTAGAATCCCCGGGCACCATCATAAAGTCCTTTGGGGATGTATAACCAACAAATCAATATCTATCCCTTCAATGAAGTTAGCACATTACAGAATGTAATGCTCTCTGCATTTCGCAAGTTAAATAAgtagtactccctctataaaCTAATATAGGATCTATTAGATCGAAAGTGGCCTTTGGTGGCCGAGCTACCTGCAAGCCGGAATCAGCCCCGTCAGTGCTCGTCACGATCGGTGCCAAGCGTGCATGATGCTCCCATATATTGACTGTATTCGTAGAAGAGTCCGCTGTACAGCGGCTGTATTTGCTTTATTGATATTCTGTGCGGGCTCACGTATACCAGCAGGCACCGGAGTGCAGCACACCTCCATGTCGCCGTCAAGCGTGCATCACTCCAGTTTCATGTACGCAGCACGGGAGTTGACTCCGTCAACATGTGCCATGCCAGGGTGACTGTTCGTTACCGTCGAGTCCAGCAAGAGCCTTTTGAGTTGTTGACGACCACACCCTCTGCATCTCCATCCTCTTACACAACTGCTGCGGTCGTATCTTGAGGAGCCATGTCGTTTGAGTCACCAACGACCTTGCTCTCACCACTGCAGTACAAGGCAACATTGGCTTCCACCAATCGGAACTGGTCTTCCGCAAAGCTGCGGTCCATGGGTTCAGAAGAAATCACCTCAGCGGAGCGCCCGCGAGCTTCATGGATGGAAGCAACCACAGACTCGACAACATCGATTCCGCCACCCAAAAAATCACCTGTGTGTAGCCTACGAACCAACCTGGAGCGCACACACGATTTTTTGGTTTGCGATGCATGTCAGATGGCCAAGAGCCATCAACTACCTTATTCCCGTTCCAATAGTGAGTCCAAAGCCCCTTTAGAGCTCATTTATTCAGATGTTTGGAGTCCTGGACCCGTCTCTGTAGGCAGACAAAAGTACTACGTCAGTTTTATTGATGATTTTAGCAAGTTTAGTTGGATCTATTTGCTCAAAAATAAGTCTGATGTGTTTGAGAAATTTCACCTCTTTCAAGCTCATGTTGAACGTCTTTTCAATCGTAAAATTCTCGTTATGCAAACAGACTGGGGAGGTGAATACCAAAAGCTCAACCCTTTTTTTGAGTGCATTGGCATTACTCACCATGTCTCTTGCCCTCATGCCCATCAACACAATGGAGCTGCAGAAAGAAAACAACAGACACATTGTGGAAGTTGGTCTCTCCCTTTTGGCCCATGCATTCATGCCATTAAAGTTTTGGGACGAAGCGTTCCTCACAGCTGTCTGCCTTATCAATCGTGTTCCTAGTCGTGTTATTAAAAATCAAACTCCTCTAAAACATCTTTTTGGAACCAAACCAGACTACACCTTCCTTTGCATTTTTGGGTGCGCTGTGTGGCCCAACTTATGCCCTTTCAACAAGGGGAAGCTTGAGTTTCGCTCTAAGCAATGTGCTTTTTTGGGTTATATTAGTCTTCACAAGGGGTACAAATGTCTTGATATCTCTTCCGGGCGTGTCTATATCTCTCGCGACGTTGTTTTCGACGAACAAGTCTTTCCCTTTGCTAAACTTCATTCAAATGCCGGTGCACAACTCCGCAAAGAACTTGTTCTTTTACCATCTCATCTTCTTCCACGTAATTTTCTCCAAGGAGTGGATGCAGCTGCAGGCCCTATGTCTATATCTAATACTCTTGATGATCATTCTGCTGAAAGTGTGCAGGAAACAGGCCAAGAAATCAGTGAAGAAATAGGTCAAAATGATCTTGATTTTATGCAGCCAGGATCACATGTTGCAGAGGATCCGGACGCAGCCCCTGGAGCGGATTCGGGTGGGAGTATCACCTCGGGATCGCTCCCTGATGCAGCAGCAGCGCCATCTGCCCCGGGATCCGCGTCGCCAGACGCGTCAGACGGGCGGCCAGGCGGGCCCCCTGGCGGGCTGTCTCCCGGTCGGCTGACACCCGCGTCTGGGCCAGGCGGGCCAGCCCCACGCGCCTCTTGTCGGCCAGGCGGGCCACCCCCTCGTGCTCCTGGTCGGGCCACTCCTGCGGCTCCGCGGGACCCACGTGGCGGCTCGGGTGCGGGCTCAGACGCCTCTCTGCCGCTGCAATCTCTAGCATCCAGCCCGGATCTGCCAATTGGCAGTTCGCCACGGGCGGCAACACCGCATCTTGCTGACCCGTCCCAGGCATCTGCCTCGGGATCGGCTGTGGTCGGCTTGGGATCTTCTGTGGCTGCCGCTGACTCTGCCAACTCTGCTTCACAAAACCGGCTGCAATTCAATCTGATCAACCTGCTCCGCCTCCTCCTGTGCGCTTGCAAACCAGGTCACAAAGTGGTATTATCAAACCTAATGTTTATAAGGATGGTTGTGTCCGTTGGGGCTCTTTTTGTGCTGTAGGTGAACCAAAGAATGTACGTGAAGCACTTGGTGGTCCGAAGTGGAAAAAGG
The sequence above is a segment of the Aegilops tauschii subsp. strangulata cultivar AL8/78 chromosome 6, Aet v6.0, whole genome shotgun sequence genome. Coding sequences within it:
- the LOC109762887 gene encoding disease resistance protein Pik-2-like isoform X2, yielding MEATGVSLGKAALGGALGYATSKAVEEIALQLGVERDVNFIRDELQMMQSFLMTADEEQSQNKVLATWVNQIGALAYKVEDSLMDFGLHSEKKPFWGCIPRNPGDRRRIAKEVKQLRAEVEDVSNRNLRYRLIKESSASKPTVAEEQASIAAAAMFGINEARFATLEHEKSSEVDLHQLITRNDVNLRVIAMWGTSSDLGKTSAIQKVYDDPKVLKMFGFCAWIRLMHPFSPQEFLRSLVWQFYGNYHDEVGKPEQERRVGAEILANMEKMDQRDLARMCNAELCRNSYLVVINDLVTIEEWHFIKKLFPDNKKHSRIIVSTQQAEIASLCTENPYQVSELEQLSCDQTIYLFHTKNSKQQTSMDGVRVAMHDTNDKARLATSEEKPKAMHASCSAEPISDSNIVTTTKKNTSMPTGEIQEEDQEPNNAGAEKAHNPTVRKKVDRSRTLTLADGLLCGRETEKSFVIKLVGQPDHNQGRKVISVWGMGGLGKTTLVRSIYRNQELGGWKRAWATALRPFNPEVLLRDLAWQLQNTVQEDPARATTTGVQKKNVSGMKLQELKQELARLLTEKKCLIVLDDISSTSEWELVKQCLDNAERIIVTTREKKIAEHCSREVRNMYPLGVLKYDEALDLFIKKVFKDNIVKTDLAPAIMEQARVTLQKCGGLPLAITTIGGFLATKPKTAIEWRKMNECISSELEINPELMTIKSILMRSYDGLPYHLKYAFLYLSIFPEDHRIRWGRLMRRWIAEGYSRDMLGITAAELCRRYFDELLDRSMILPGEGIDQYKQKINSCQLHDMIREICVSKAREENLVFTLEERCCLSKTQGAIRHLVIGSNWKRDKDVLESMLDLSHVRSLTVFGEWRSFFISENMRFVRVLDLEDTLGFRDHHLDQIGQLRHLKYLSFRGCCNIFCLPNSFGNLRHLETLDVRGTRISELPTIITDLRKLQNLHADDYVDRFGVRVEDDIVDKYQGYIDRISTGKRCSVLLSSSHVFLRPQVLDAGLNRYDIFNLYRFQERNLDGIILPKGIGKLKALHALGAVDVSGRNGNATVKEFGELTQLRKLKVGGLSYRNINELWSAIADHNQLQSLSVEIGDPNEDRNELDGCFGEGLLPPSSLENLALHGKLVNVTEWIHRLQNLSKLVLKRSRLEQDDAIQAIGVLPNIAVLRLQFNSFMGAQLHFQGSSFPSLLVLWFDRLDKLRSVLFEEGTMPKLELLQIGVCTELKVISGLPALKSLKEIQLPKNGDSYFNEILEVQKDGYRYYSKIFEVQREQVERQVAEHVRVNIVD
- the LOC109762887 gene encoding disease resistance protein Pik-2-like isoform X1, giving the protein MEATGVSLGKAALGGALGYATSKAVEEIALQLGVERDVNFIRDELQMMQSFLMTADEEQSQNKVLATWVNQIGALAYKVEDSLMDFGLHSEKKPFWGCIPRNPGDRRRIAKEVKQLRAEVEDVSNRNLRYRLIKESSASKPTVAEEQASIAAAAMFGINEARFATLEHEKSSEVDLHQLITRNDVNLRVIAMWGTSSDLGKTSAIQKVYDDPKVLKMFGFCAWIRLMHPFSPQEFLRSLVWQFYGNYHDEVGKPEQERRVGAEILANMEKMDQRDLARMCNAELCRNSYLVVINDLVTIEEWHFIKKLFPDNKKHSRIIVSTQQAEIASLCTENPYQVSELEQLSCDQTIYLFHTKLQNSKQQTSMDGVRVAMHDTNDKARLATSEEKPKAMHASCSAEPISDSNIVTTTKKNTSMPTGEIQEEDQEPNNAGAEKAHNPTVRKKVDRSRTLTLADGLLCGRETEKSFVIKLVGQPDHNQGRKVISVWGMGGLGKTTLVRSIYRNQELGGWKRAWATALRPFNPEVLLRDLAWQLQNTVQEDPARATTTGVQKKNVSGMKLQELKQELARLLTEKKCLIVLDDISSTSEWELVKQCLDNAERIIVTTREKKIAEHCSREVRNMYPLGVLKYDEALDLFIKKVFKDNIVKTDLAPAIMEQARVTLQKCGGLPLAITTIGGFLATKPKTAIEWRKMNECISSELEINPELMTIKSILMRSYDGLPYHLKYAFLYLSIFPEDHRIRWGRLMRRWIAEGYSRDMLGITAAELCRRYFDELLDRSMILPGEGIDQYKQKINSCQLHDMIREICVSKAREENLVFTLEERCCLSKTQGAIRHLVIGSNWKRDKDVLESMLDLSHVRSLTVFGEWRSFFISENMRFVRVLDLEDTLGFRDHHLDQIGQLRHLKYLSFRGCCNIFCLPNSFGNLRHLETLDVRGTRISELPTIITDLRKLQNLHADDYVDRFGVRVEDDIVDKYQGYIDRISTGKRCSVLLSSSHVFLRPQVLDAGLNRYDIFNLYRFQERNLDGIILPKGIGKLKALHALGAVDVSGRNGNATVKEFGELTQLRKLKVGGLSYRNINELWSAIADHNQLQSLSVEIGDPNEDRNELDGCFGEGLLPPSSLENLALHGKLVNVTEWIHRLQNLSKLVLKRSRLEQDDAIQAIGVLPNIAVLRLQFNSFMGAQLHFQGSSFPSLLVLWFDRLDKLRSVLFEEGTMPKLELLQIGVCTELKVISGLPALKSLKEIQLPKNGDSYFNEILEVQKDGYRYYSKIFEVQREQVERQVAEHVRVNIVD